The following are from one region of the Rhipicephalus microplus isolate Deutch F79 chromosome 1, USDA_Rmic, whole genome shotgun sequence genome:
- the LOC142765452 gene encoding uncharacterized protein LOC142765452, translating into MAKSVLQDQFLAQNLPWKYIDDLLIMDLLQPQPQPRRNLHENGMWDIDTIDGTTFYRNFRFHKGNLDDLIVGLLIPGEVMSAQRVRVSDREALCMTLRRLAYPNRLCDLETIFNCHSSVISSVVSKVMSHIEHYFGHLLANLTVHGRMNLQKLRLFSQAVLQKGAPLKNCWGFIDGTARRICRPSKLQQEHYSGHKRFHCQKYQAVMCANGIICQLDGPFRGRRHDTGILKDTKLYENIVKVARANKYVIYGDPAYPLKPLLLKPYGGARLQPYEAHFNKCMSTVWQAVEWGFGKVAADFAFVDFHKNLKVTRQRVGRMYKVATLLTNCRTCLYDSQVSMYFGLDPPSLSDYLIPFN; encoded by the exons ATGGCGAAGAGTGTGCTCCAAGATCAATTCCTGGCTCAAAATCTTCCATGGAAGTACATCGACGATCTACTGATTATGGATCTACTACAGCCGCAGCCGCAGCCGCGGAGGAACCTTCACGAGAACGGCATGTGGGATATCGACACCATCGATGGAACCACCTTTTATCGTAACTTCAGGTTCCACAAAGGCAATTTGGACGACCTGATCGTTGGGCTGCTCATTCCCGGCGAAGTGATGAGTGCGCAGCGCGTCCGAGTGTCAGATCGCGAGGCTTTGTGTATGACACTGCGGCGCCTCGCTTATCCAAATCGACTTTGTGACCTGGAGACGATATTCAACTGCCACAGCTCCGTGATCTCAAGTGTGGTGTCCAAAGTAATGTCTCACATCGAACATTACTTTGGACACCTGCTTGCAAATCTCACGGTTCATGGCAGGATGAACCTCCAGAAGTTGCGACTGTTCTCACAG GCTGTGCTCCAGAAAGGTGCTCCACTGAAGAACTGCTGGGGCTTCATAGATGGCACGGCACGACGAATTTGTCGGCCGTCTAAGCTCCAGCAGGAGCACTACTCTGGGCACAAGCGCTTCCATTGCCAGAAATATCAGGCTGTTATGTGTGCCAATGGCATTATTTGCCAGCTAGATGGCCCATTCAGGGGACGGCGTCATGATACTG GAATCCTGAAAGACACCAAGCTCTACGAAAATATTGTCAAGGTAGCCAGGGCTAACAAATATGTGATTTATGGAGACCCAGCCTACCCATTAAAGCCTCTGCTCCTGAAGCCTTATGGAGGCGCCCGCTTGCAGCCCTACGAGGCGCACTTCAACAAGTGCATGAGCACTGTATGGCAGGCTGTTGAGTGGGGCTTTGGTAAAGTGGCTGCAGACTTCGCATTTGTGGACTTTCACAAGAACTTGAAAGTGACGCGTCAAAGAGTGGGAAGGATGTATAAGGTCGCTACACTTCTCACCAACTGCCGCACCTGCCTGTACGACAGCCAGGTGTCTATGTACTTCGGCCTTGACCCACCCTCACTCAGTGACTACTTAATTCCATTTAACTGA